One genomic segment of Paenibacillus durus includes these proteins:
- a CDS encoding S-layer homology domain-containing protein, whose amino-acid sequence MISTKKSLAAFSISAIMMLSAGSESFAAGSEFTDIGSVQGKDKIASLKDRGLVKGVYGSRFMPKSVISSAEGIQFISGGLELNLDAIRFVKAPVASDIFTKVKDDEWYAKAFINAYYNGVEIPANIDPKEPMTKEQFTVLLVQGLEKGNILPMIKIAPAKIADEDQINPASQGAIQRSLVYKINTLDKDGKFNPGSKLTRAEAAVMLYNALEYLKAYGNK is encoded by the coding sequence ATGATATCAACTAAAAAGTCTTTAGCAGCCTTTTCAATCAGCGCAATAATGATGCTCTCGGCAGGAAGCGAAAGCTTTGCCGCCGGCAGCGAATTCACTGATATCGGTTCCGTTCAGGGTAAGGATAAAATCGCTAGTCTGAAAGACCGTGGGCTCGTTAAAGGAGTATACGGATCGCGTTTTATGCCGAAGTCTGTCATAAGCTCGGCGGAAGGCATCCAGTTCATTTCGGGCGGTCTGGAGCTTAATCTTGACGCCATTAGATTCGTAAAGGCTCCCGTAGCAAGCGATATTTTCACCAAGGTCAAAGATGACGAGTGGTATGCCAAGGCTTTTATTAACGCGTACTATAACGGCGTTGAAATCCCTGCGAATATCGATCCCAAGGAACCGATGACCAAAGAGCAGTTCACCGTTCTTCTCGTTCAAGGGCTCGAAAAAGGCAACATTCTGCCGATGATCAAGATTGCTCCGGCAAAAATTGCCGATGAGGACCAAATCAACCCTGCGAGCCAAGGCGCTATTCAGCGGTCCCTCGTATATAAGATCAACACGCTGGACAAGGATGGAAAGTTCAATCCGGGAAGCAAGCTCACACGGGCTGAGGCAGCGGTTATGCTGTATAATGCGCTGGAGTATTTGAAGGCTTACGGAAATAAGTAG